Proteins from a genomic interval of Corythoichthys intestinalis isolate RoL2023-P3 chromosome 3, ASM3026506v1, whole genome shotgun sequence:
- the LOC130913749 gene encoding C-C motif chemokine 4-like, giving the protein MNPRFAALLLLVLFCSQRLAAQKLPNCCLQTSDKCLPRQILVNYFQQEAGKGCKIGATVFETSKGRKLCARPQDESLCVQKLIAYLDNKNKPNKL; this is encoded by the exons ATGAACCCTCGATTTGCTGCTCTGCTCCTCTTGGTGCTCTTCTGCTCCCAGCGGCTGGCAG CTCAGAAGCTGCCAAACTGCTGTCTGCAGACCAGTGACAAGTGCCTCCCTCGTCAAATTCTGGTCAACTACTTccaacaggaagctggaaaaggctgcaAAATCGGCGCCACCGT ttttgagACCAGTAAAGGCCGAAAACTTTGTGCCCGGCCACAGGATGAGAGCCTGTGTGTTCAAAAGCTCATTGCTTACCTGGACAACAAAAACAAGCCAAATAAGCTATAG